A single genomic interval of Lepisosteus oculatus isolate fLepOcu1 chromosome 12, fLepOcu1.hap2, whole genome shotgun sequence harbors:
- the catip gene encoding ciliogenesis-associated TTC17-interacting protein: MAEFKDHSEAKASTDAVEFMSTVAREELQQCLFADSLVTVSDTGRELGEFTVTVENAVYNNEMCYLIHANSHGSIDDIPCGTSVMAYVSERLETLEQHHHEYVKLRDHPLDRKSHLIRQDDHLVVNKIITEREDVKKQSFRVPLSSLEGFVSEASNLLILRVLAKRRHVPESMIFLAFDAETHICTSVYKELGVKNQTVEKEGTEVFGIERTVQSEDDIPTTWHSYFLSDGHLSSRVQVGSPVMMKLMQMPAQTERDEKEIKTVIEKKPLVWEEDMQLYSRFLDRKEELKASHASYVRHHPELKVLMADFLQFLLLRKPNDIFSFAAEYFAPFSSQRNPGNTFMSSNKTNPFR, encoded by the exons ATGGCCGAATTTAAGGACCACTCGGAGGCCAAAGCTAGCACAGATGCTGTTGAGTTCATGTCCACCGTTG CGAGAGAGGAATTGCAGCAGTGCCTTTTTGCTGACTCCTTAGTGACCGTTTCAGATACTGGAAGGGAACTTGGAGAGTTCACAGTTACTGTTGAGAATGCTGTCTATAACAATGAGATGTGTTACCTAATTCATGCTAACAGCCACGGTTCCATTGATGACATACCTTGTGGAACTTCTGTCATGG CTTATGTATCCGAGAGACTTGAAACACTGGAGCAGCACCATCATGAATACGTCAag CTTCGGGATCATCCTTTGGACAGAAAGTCACACCTCATCAGACAGGATGATCATCTGGTAGTGAACAAAATTATTACTGAAAGAGAG gatgtgaAGAAACAGTCCTTCAGAGTTCCCTTGAGTTCTCTCGAAGGGTTTGTGTCAGAGGCCTCTAACCTTCTAATTTTGCGGGTACTTGCAAAGAGAAGGCATGTTCCAGAGAGCATGATATTTCTTGCATTTGATGCAGAGACTCACATCTGTACTTCGGTTTAT AAAGAGCTAGGGGTCAAGAACCAGACCGTTGAAAAGGAGGGGACTGAGGTGTTTGGCATTGAAAGAACAGTTCAGTCAGAAGATGACATCCCTACCACCTGGCACAGCTACTTTCTCTCTGATGG GCATTTATCAAGCAGAGTGCAAGTTGGATCTCCAGTGATGATGAAGCTTATGCAAATGCCTGCACAAACAGAAAGag ATGAGAAAGAGATTAAAACTGTAATTGAGAAGAAACCattggtctgggaagaagacaTGCAACTGTACTCAAGGTTTCTTGATAGGAAG GAAGAATTAAAAGCAAGTCATGCTTCATATGTGAGACACCATCCTGAACTCAAAGTCCTAATGGCAGACTTCCTTCAGTTCTTACTGCTGAGAAAACCCAATGATATCTTCTCATTTGCTGCTGAGTATTTTGCACCATTTTCTTCACAAAGGAATCCGGGAAACACTTTTATGTCCTCCAACAAAACCAACCCATTTCGGTAA